In Cytophagia bacterium CHB2, a single genomic region encodes these proteins:
- a CDS encoding Gfo/Idh/MocA family oxidoreductase → MIRLAQIGVGYWGKNLLRNFYETEGAQVKLVCDRDPQALAAVARKTSAVETSLDSLSVFSRADIDAVAIATPPATHFEFARKALLAGKHVFVEKPLAQTVAECEELVRLAYDHQRTLMVGHTFLYDAAVNRIKTYLQAGLAGEIYYINSRRLNFGIVRQDIDAMWNFAPHDLSILLYWLNESPATIAVHGEAHLREHLVDVAFLHLNFPSGISAHIHVSWLDPSKVRQMTIVGSEKMIIYDDVHPDHKIQIYDKGIAKNNLAAHLGEFDSFGKFQLIRRAGDLLIPKIDFAEPLRVQCRHFIECIRENKRPLTDGEHGFAVVRILEAGRKSLLQKGKKIAI, encoded by the coding sequence ATGATACGTTTGGCGCAAATCGGCGTGGGTTATTGGGGCAAGAATTTGTTGCGTAATTTTTATGAGACCGAAGGCGCACAAGTCAAACTCGTTTGCGATCGCGATCCGCAAGCGCTCGCTGCCGTCGCACGGAAAACCAGTGCGGTCGAGACGAGCCTTGACAGTTTGAGCGTTTTTTCACGCGCCGATATTGATGCGGTTGCCATTGCCACGCCGCCGGCGACTCATTTTGAGTTTGCGAGGAAGGCGCTGCTAGCCGGGAAACATGTTTTTGTTGAAAAACCGTTGGCGCAAACGGTTGCCGAATGTGAGGAGTTGGTGCGGTTAGCGTACGATCATCAACGCACACTAATGGTGGGGCACACGTTTCTTTATGACGCCGCGGTGAATCGCATCAAGACTTATTTGCAGGCGGGATTGGCCGGGGAGATTTATTACATCAACTCGCGGCGCTTGAATTTCGGCATCGTGCGGCAGGATATCGATGCCATGTGGAACTTCGCGCCGCACGATCTTTCGATTTTGCTGTACTGGTTGAATGAAAGTCCTGCAACCATTGCCGTGCACGGCGAAGCGCATTTACGAGAACATCTTGTTGATGTCGCGTTCTTGCATTTGAATTTCCCCAGCGGCATTTCGGCGCACATCCACGTGAGCTGGCTCGACCCCAGCAAGGTGCGGCAGATGACGATTGTCGGCTCGGAAAAAATGATTATCTATGACGACGTTCATCCCGACCACAAAATTCAAATTTATGACAAAGGCATTGCCAAAAATAATCTCGCCGCGCATCTCGGTGAATTTGATTCGTTCGGCAAATTTCAACTCATTCGCCGCGCCGGCGATTTGCTGATTCCCAAAATCGATTTTGCCGAGCCGCTGCGCGTGCAATGCCGGCATTTTATCGAGTGTATTCGCGAAAACAAGCGCCCTTTGACGGATGGTGAGCACGGGTTTGCGGTGGTGAGAATTTTGGAGGCGGGTAGAAAATCTTTATTACAAAAAGGTAAAAAGATCGCGATCTGA
- a CDS encoding transferase has product MDFDDCKIHPRVRFGEGTVLQPYCVIGIPPAKIESGNLETVIGAQSLLRSHTVIYAGNVIGAHFQTGHHVMIREYNFIGDHVSIGTGSVIEHHVKIGDRVRIHSQAFIPEYSILENDCWIGPNVVFTNALHPLCPEVKKCMKGPTIRRSAKIGANAVLLPDIVIGENALIGAGSVVIADVPDNVVIAGNPGRVVKQIEELMCPYDLIAKPYA; this is encoded by the coding sequence ATGGATTTTGATGATTGCAAAATCCATCCGCGGGTTCGCTTCGGTGAAGGCACGGTATTGCAACCATACTGTGTCATTGGAATTCCCCCGGCAAAAATCGAGTCCGGAAATCTTGAAACCGTGATTGGGGCACAGAGTCTGTTACGCTCGCACACGGTGATCTATGCCGGCAATGTCATTGGCGCACATTTTCAAACCGGCCATCATGTGATGATTCGCGAGTACAATTTCATTGGCGATCATGTGAGTATTGGCACCGGCAGCGTGATAGAACATCATGTCAAAATCGGCGATCGCGTGCGCATTCATTCGCAGGCATTCATTCCGGAATATTCAATTTTGGAAAATGATTGCTGGATCGGCCCGAATGTCGTTTTCACCAATGCCCTTCATCCGTTGTGTCCAGAAGTGAAGAAATGCATGAAAGGCCCGACCATTCGGCGCAGCGCAAAAATCGGCGCGAACGCTGTGCTGTTGCCGGATATCGTGATCGGTGAAAACGCTTTGATCGGCGCGGGCAGCGTTGTTATTGCAGATGTGCCCGACAATGTTGTGATTGCCGGCAACCCCGGCAGAGTCGTTAAGCAAATTGAAGAATTGATGTGTCCTTATGATTTGATTGCGAAACCGTATGCTTGA
- a CDS encoding DinB family protein, which produces MEEDFLNDFKQTIESAEKKLLAISEAQSEMRLAPEKWSAKELLGHLIDSAANNHHRFVLAQLSDDLVFPRYEQDKWVAAQKYQQESWPLLIHLWKAYNLHLLHIMATTPDEILRKRRSNHNLYEIAWRPVEKHVPISLKYLMRDYLYHLQHHLNQMFSEKAA; this is translated from the coding sequence ATGGAAGAAGATTTCTTGAACGATTTCAAGCAAACGATTGAATCCGCCGAGAAAAAACTGCTCGCAATTTCAGAAGCGCAGAGCGAAATGCGTTTAGCGCCGGAAAAATGGTCGGCGAAAGAGTTGCTCGGCCATTTAATCGACTCGGCGGCGAACAATCATCATCGTTTTGTGCTGGCGCAACTCTCGGATGATTTGGTTTTCCCGCGTTATGAGCAGGATAAATGGGTAGCTGCGCAAAAGTATCAGCAAGAATCATGGCCGTTGCTGATTCACCTGTGGAAGGCGTACAATTTGCATTTGCTGCATATCATGGCCACAACGCCGGACGAGATTTTGCGCAAGCGGCGCAGCAATCACAATTTGTATGAGATCGCCTGGCGGCCGGTGGAAAAACATGTGCCGATCAGCTTGAAATATCTGATGCGGGATTATTTGTATCACCTGCAGCACCACTTGAATCAGATGTTTTCAGAAAAAGCAGCGTGA
- a CDS encoding DegT/DnrJ/EryC1/StrS family aminotransferase translates to MSSKPSGVQIPFLDLKAQYRTIKTEVDEAMQRVVENCDFVGGAAVDEFEKNFANFCQAPYAVGVSNGADALYLALKALGIGPKDEVITVPNTFIATASAISRAGATIRFVDVDPSTLEMDVTQLERAITHRTKAIMPVHLYGQMPEMNTILAIAEQHQLYVIEDAAQAHGAKYHGKAAGSMGIAACFSFYPGKNLGAYGDGGAVVTRDEELAKRMRHLRDQGRESKYEHLMIGYNHRLDTLQAAVLNVKLRHLPAWNARRREIAALYRSYLHDYKNVQVMREPEGQEGVYHLFVVQVAQRGAVQNRLKANGIATGIHYPLPLHLQPAYQHLGLKRGSFPVSEAAAEKVLSLPMYAEMTNAMVEHVASSLRSAVS, encoded by the coding sequence ATGAGTTCAAAACCCTCTGGAGTACAGATTCCATTTCTAGATTTGAAAGCGCAATACCGCACGATCAAAACCGAAGTTGATGAAGCCATGCAACGTGTTGTCGAAAATTGTGATTTTGTCGGCGGCGCAGCGGTTGACGAATTTGAGAAGAATTTTGCGAATTTTTGTCAAGCGCCTTATGCGGTGGGCGTCTCGAACGGCGCAGATGCGCTTTATCTCGCGCTCAAAGCTCTGGGCATTGGTCCAAAAGATGAAGTCATCACTGTGCCGAATACGTTTATTGCCACAGCCTCGGCAATTTCGCGCGCCGGCGCAACCATTCGTTTCGTTGATGTTGATCCGTCCACGCTTGAAATGGATGTCACGCAGCTCGAGCGCGCCATCACGCATCGTACGAAAGCGATCATGCCCGTGCATCTTTACGGCCAAATGCCGGAGATGAACACGATTTTGGCCATCGCGGAACAACATCAACTTTACGTGATTGAGGACGCGGCGCAGGCGCACGGCGCCAAATACCATGGCAAAGCAGCAGGCAGCATGGGCATTGCCGCGTGCTTTAGTTTCTATCCCGGCAAAAATCTCGGCGCCTATGGCGACGGCGGCGCAGTGGTTACGCGGGATGAAGAGCTGGCAAAACGCATGCGGCATTTACGCGATCAAGGCCGCGAGTCGAAGTACGAACATTTGATGATCGGGTACAATCACCGCCTCGACACGTTGCAGGCAGCCGTGCTCAACGTGAAACTGCGGCATCTGCCGGCGTGGAATGCGCGCCGCCGCGAGATCGCAGCGCTTTACCGCAGTTACCTGCACGACTACAAAAACGTGCAAGTGATGCGCGAGCCGGAAGGGCAGGAGGGCGTTTATCATCTCTTCGTCGTTCAAGTTGCTCAACGCGGAGCAGTGCAAAATCGCCTGAAAGCCAATGGCATCGCGACTGGCATTCACTACCCGCTGCCCTTGCATTTGCAGCCCGCCTATCAGCATCTCGGCCTGAAACGCGGCAGTTTTCCGGTGAGCGAGGCAGCGGCGGAAAAGGTGTTGAGTTTGCCGATGTATGCAGAGATGACGAATGCCATGGTGGAGCATGTGGCAAGCAGCTTGCGATCAGCCGTGAGTTGA